One window of Bacillus sp. THAF10 genomic DNA carries:
- a CDS encoding competence protein ComK has product MSHFYTTDRPIDILARSCIQFGASYDGRREATIKLTNYVQKTPVLISEVLGIIALPTHTPEHPDCTWIMYHQIKEVIQTNTNTHCTLRFHNYTKLEIPISTQTMRQQTQKAAVIYSIFCTEQRISYSFVVDGRKRKVGNK; this is encoded by the coding sequence ATGTCCCACTTCTACACAACCGATCGCCCCATCGACATCCTCGCCAGGAGCTGCATCCAATTTGGCGCCTCCTATGACGGCCGCCGCGAAGCTACCATCAAGCTCACCAACTACGTCCAGAAAACACCCGTCTTGATCTCAGAAGTTCTCGGCATCATCGCCCTACCTACCCACACCCCTGAGCACCCCGACTGCACCTGGATTATGTACCACCAAATCAAGGAAGTCATCCAAACCAACACAAACACCCACTGCACCCTCCGCTTCCACAACTACACCAAACTCGAAATCCCAATCTCCACCCAAACCATGCGCCAACAAACCCAAAAAGCAGCGGTGATCTATTCGATTTTTTGTACCGAGCAACGGATTAGTTATAGTTTTGTGGTGGATGGGAGAAAGCGAAAAGTGGGGAATAAGTAA
- a CDS encoding zinc ribbon domain-containing protein yields the protein MSGSYCTNCGQQYSEGQKFCGSCGVELNGKQADDSSKTIDYYVSPKPSIIPTLQNLLKNRKLLAVIGGVIGAIIIALTIIPGNNSPSNVAEEFIVHTQNGDYESAEALWSQDGIDYMLSQLMGDERWIEQNMRNFTHRTDGDLDEFEITEEEKVDNDMTIVYADFTFDNGKRETAELAMVKEEGKWKVFAFNSY from the coding sequence ATGTCGGGAAGTTATTGTACAAATTGTGGGCAGCAGTATTCGGAAGGACAAAAATTTTGTGGGAGTTGTGGCGTTGAATTAAATGGGAAGCAGGCGGATGATTCCAGTAAGACAATAGACTATTATGTGAGTCCAAAGCCTTCCATCATACCAACACTTCAAAACCTCCTTAAAAATCGTAAACTCTTAGCAGTTATCGGGGGTGTGATTGGTGCTATCATCATTGCGCTAACAATCATTCCTGGAAATAACTCACCTTCCAATGTAGCAGAAGAGTTTATTGTACATACCCAAAATGGAGATTATGAAAGTGCAGAAGCGTTATGGTCACAGGATGGAATTGATTATATGCTGTCTCAATTAATGGGCGATGAAAGATGGATTGAACAAAACATGCGAAACTTTACCCATCGCACGGATGGTGACCTAGACGAATTTGAAATTACGGAAGAAGAAAAAGTAGATAACGATATGACTATCGTATATGCTGACTTTACCTTTGATAATGGAAAAAGAGAGACAGCAGAACTTGCCATGGTGAAGGAAGAAGGAAAATGGAAGGTCTTTGCTTTTAATAGTTATTAA
- a CDS encoding phosphotransferase enzyme family protein, with protein sequence MNNIEKFDAVAKQAVDRYDIQINEISFLAEETNILYKLSDVKGNKFLLKIFQENSSTLEDNLLEVFMMNLVSHKGGISIPSILSSKGGSKIQEIKLDDGSSPMQVALYSWLEGKDLDGNETGERFIQLGELTAQLHGATYGEEIPKTFSPKRWDSVFYYQEDPVVYKDSKYQRYLSREYHEIMDRIIPYLNNQLSRYYQKNEEHLQLIHSDLNPWNVLVRGNDMHIIDFEDVLLGLPLHDIAILLYYYRYEEEYNFDDVKRLFSSGYEKVRPFPVFEEFDLDLLMTARRVNFLNYILIVSEDPRTFIEKSLPRVKEFIQKYKLEI encoded by the coding sequence ATGAACAACATTGAAAAGTTTGATGCTGTAGCTAAACAGGCTGTAGATCGCTATGATATACAAATTAATGAAATAAGCTTTTTAGCAGAAGAAACAAATATTTTATACAAATTGAGTGATGTCAAAGGGAATAAATTTTTATTGAAAATTTTTCAAGAAAACTCAAGCACTTTAGAAGATAATTTATTGGAAGTATTCATGATGAATCTTGTAAGCCACAAAGGTGGAATCTCTATTCCGTCAATCCTGTCATCTAAAGGCGGAAGTAAAATACAAGAAATAAAGTTAGATGATGGTAGTTCCCCTATGCAAGTTGCTCTCTACAGTTGGTTAGAGGGGAAAGATTTAGATGGAAATGAAACGGGAGAGAGATTTATTCAATTAGGAGAACTAACTGCCCAACTGCACGGTGCAACTTACGGTGAAGAGATTCCAAAGACTTTTTCACCCAAGAGATGGGATAGTGTATTCTATTATCAAGAAGACCCAGTGGTATATAAAGATAGTAAATATCAGCGTTACTTATCAAGAGAATACCATGAAATCATGGATAGGATAATCCCATATTTAAATAATCAATTATCGCGATATTATCAAAAAAATGAAGAACATCTTCAACTTATTCATAGTGATTTAAACCCTTGGAACGTCTTGGTTAGAGGAAATGACATGCATATTATTGATTTTGAAGATGTATTGCTTGGATTGCCCCTACATGACATTGCTATCTTATTATACTATTACAGATATGAGGAAGAATATAACTTCGATGACGTAAAACGCCTTTTCTCCAGTGGGTATGAAAAAGTAAGACCATTCCCAGTGTTTGAAGAATTTGACTTAGATTTGTTAATGACCGCTAGGAGGGTAAACTTCCTAAACTATATTTTAATTGTAAGCGAAGATCCACGTACCTTTATTGAAAAAAGCCTACCAAGAGTCAAGGAGTTTATTCAGAAATATAAATTAGAAATTTAG
- a CDS encoding thermonuclease family protein, protein MKYFYLLIALLFISFSTACTSAEQTTESNDSVETNEEAQENNNEEAEEEAKAEAEEKAAEEKAIEEQKAKEEAAKKEKEHLQALGLEAVTVARVIDGDTIELSDGRKVRLIGVNTPESTNRTEDYGKEASNYTQSKLEGKQVWIQKDVSEADRYDRILRLVWLAIPTNDMDETEIRDKMFNADLVINGYAEPSTYPPDVKYSEHFVQFAREARENSTGLWAYGPEGTTKGDLDTGNSSNTTSSSKETSNNDSSTSTTGGSGKEYYKNCTELRKVYPDGVASDHPAYASKHDRDKDDWACER, encoded by the coding sequence ATGAAATATTTCTACTTACTAATTGCTTTATTGTTCATTTCGTTCTCTACTGCCTGCACTAGTGCAGAACAGACAACAGAAAGTAACGATTCTGTGGAGACAAATGAGGAAGCCCAAGAAAATAATAACGAAGAGGCCGAAGAGGAAGCAAAAGCGGAAGCCGAAGAAAAGGCTGCTGAGGAAAAAGCCATAGAAGAGCAAAAGGCAAAAGAGGAAGCTGCTAAGAAAGAAAAGGAACACTTGCAGGCTCTAGGTCTAGAAGCTGTTACGGTAGCGAGAGTGATTGACGGAGATACCATCGAACTCTCAGATGGAAGAAAAGTTAGATTAATAGGAGTTAACACACCTGAATCGACAAATCGAACCGAAGACTACGGAAAAGAAGCAAGTAATTACACCCAATCGAAATTAGAAGGCAAGCAAGTTTGGATTCAAAAGGATGTTTCAGAAGCAGACCGTTATGACAGAATTCTACGTCTTGTCTGGTTAGCGATACCGACGAACGATATGGACGAAACAGAGATAAGAGATAAGATGTTTAACGCAGATCTAGTAATCAATGGATACGCCGAGCCTTCCACCTACCCTCCTGACGTCAAATATAGCGAGCACTTTGTGCAGTTTGCAAGAGAAGCCCGTGAAAACAGTACTGGACTATGGGCATATGGGCCAGAGGGGACAACTAAAGGAGACTTAGATACGGGTAACAGTAGTAACACCACAAGCTCATCAAAGGAAACTTCTAATAACGATTCATCCACTTCCACGACAGGTGGTAGTGGGAAGGAATATTATAAAAATTGTACCGAGTTAAGAAAGGTATATCCAGATGGAGTAGCATCCGATCATCCTGCATATGCTAGTAAGCATGACCGTGATAAAGATGATTGGGCATGTGAAAGGTGA
- a CDS encoding serine hydrolase translates to MMKKILIFTLLLSLIIYSSYYFFVKKASSTIETPYPEEGWEVASEDEVIFPEDRKQGLLHALEKRPEIHTMLVIKEGKVVVDYGHGLNSNDSIYSVNSVTKSVLSILIGMAIHNGHMEGANQPIEDFIPEIKDMENYETLKTLTIKDLLTMRSGLRWNKNLETAYKGQRDMIDYVLNRPFVQEPDTQFTYNSGTSNLLAIILERATGQSLLDFAEENLFSQLKIDKYEWEKQGEHYRGGRGLFILPYDLAKLGYLMLHDGVWEEERLLPEGWVEESTNIYSDGRYINTDGYGYQWWVGKYAGGKEYFFGYGDKGQNIFVIPEEDLVVVFTARILDNDLSIYYALLRNYLIDYIEIKR, encoded by the coding sequence ATGATGAAAAAAATCCTGATATTCACCCTATTGCTCAGTCTAATTATATATAGTAGTTACTATTTTTTCGTAAAAAAAGCATCCAGCACGATAGAAACTCCATATCCAGAAGAAGGTTGGGAGGTTGCTAGTGAGGATGAAGTAATTTTTCCAGAGGACAGGAAACAAGGCCTATTACATGCACTGGAAAAACGACCAGAGATTCATACCATGCTCGTTATAAAGGAAGGAAAGGTAGTAGTAGATTACGGGCATGGGTTAAATTCCAATGACTCCATTTATTCTGTTAATTCGGTCACAAAGAGTGTTCTTTCTATCCTCATCGGCATGGCTATACATAACGGACATATGGAAGGTGCAAATCAGCCCATTGAAGATTTTATCCCTGAAATAAAGGACATGGAAAATTACGAAACGCTTAAAACCCTTACCATAAAAGACTTATTGACGATGAGGTCTGGTCTTAGATGGAATAAAAACCTTGAAACTGCTTATAAAGGGCAAAGAGATATGATTGACTATGTTTTGAATAGACCATTCGTGCAAGAGCCGGACACACAATTCACTTATAACTCTGGAACATCCAATTTATTAGCCATCATTTTAGAACGAGCGACTGGTCAAAGCCTACTAGACTTTGCAGAAGAAAATCTATTTAGCCAATTAAAAATAGATAAATACGAGTGGGAAAAGCAAGGAGAGCACTATAGAGGCGGAAGGGGACTGTTTATTCTTCCATATGATTTGGCTAAACTAGGCTACCTGATGCTTCACGATGGCGTTTGGGAAGAAGAAAGGTTGTTACCAGAAGGTTGGGTGGAAGAAAGCACCAACATCTATTCTGATGGCAGGTATATAAACACTGACGGGTATGGCTACCAATGGTGGGTAGGTAAGTATGCCGGAGGAAAGGAATATTTCTTTGGCTATGGTGATAAAGGGCAAAACATATTTGTCATACCTGAAGAAGATTTAGTCGTTGTTTTCACAGCCCGTATCTTAGACAATGACCTAAGCATCTACTATGCATTACTGAGAAACTACTTAATTGATTACATCGAAATAAAGCGGTGA
- a CDS encoding serine hydrolase, translating into MMKKPLGFILLLCLILIVSYHFFTKKASSTVEIPYPEETWEIAKKDELIFPEDRKQGLLHALEKRPEIYTMLVIKEGKVVVDYGHGLNSNDSIYSVNSITKSVVSILMGMAIHNGHIEDVDQHIEDFIPEIKDMENYGTLKTLTIKDLLTMRSGLEWNQDFEVARFGERDMIDYVLTKPFVQEPDKLFTYSSGTADILAIILERATGQGLLEYAEENLFSQLKIKKYEWEKHGEYHRGGRGLYITPYDLAKIGYLMLHDGIWKEQRLLPEGWVEESTKIYSKHRGPYTDGYGYQWWVGKYAGGMEYFFGYGDKGQNLFIIPEEDLVVVFTARILDNDDSIYFALMRNYLIDYIEIKQ; encoded by the coding sequence ATGATGAAAAAACCTCTGGGATTCATTCTGTTGCTTTGTTTAATCTTAATTGTAAGTTACCATTTTTTCACCAAAAAAGCCTCCAGCACGGTGGAAATTCCCTATCCTGAAGAAACCTGGGAAATTGCAAAAAAGGATGAATTGATTTTTCCTGAGGACAGGAAACAAGGCCTATTACATGCACTGGAAAAACGACCAGAGATATATACCATGCTTGTCATCAAGGAAGGAAAGGTCGTAGTGGATTACGGACATGGGTTAAATTCTAATGACTCGATTTATTCCGTTAATTCGATAACAAAAAGTGTTGTTTCTATCCTCATGGGAATGGCTATACATAACGGGCATATTGAAGATGTAGATCAGCACATTGAAGATTTCATCCCCGAGATTAAGGATATGGAAAATTACGGAACGCTTAAAACCCTTACCATAAAAGACTTATTGACGATGAGGTCTGGTCTTGAATGGAATCAAGACTTTGAAGTTGCAAGGTTTGGAGAAAGAGATATGATTGATTATGTTTTAACTAAACCATTTGTTCAAGAGCCTGATAAACTATTCACTTATAGCTCAGGAACAGCGGATATTTTAGCCATCATTTTAGAACGAGCAACTGGTCAAGGATTGTTAGAGTATGCAGAAGAAAATCTCTTTAGTCAATTAAAAATAAAGAAATACGAATGGGAAAAACATGGCGAGTACCATAGAGGTGGGAGAGGACTGTATATTACCCCTTATGATTTGGCTAAAATAGGCTACTTAATGTTACACGATGGCATTTGGAAAGAACAAAGACTCTTGCCAGAAGGTTGGGTAGAGGAAAGTACAAAAATTTATTCAAAGCATAGGGGCCCATACACAGACGGATATGGCTACCAATGGTGGGTAGGTAAGTATGCCGGTGGAATGGAATACTTCTTTGGCTATGGTGATAAAGGGCAAAACTTATTTATCATACCTGAAGAGGACTTAGTCGTCGTTTTTACAGCGCGAATTCTTGACAATGATGATAGCATTTACTTTGCACTAATGAGAAACTACTTGATTGACTATATAGAAATAAAGCAGTGA
- a CDS encoding serine hydrolase, protein MKKTLGVIVLIWFIFFVSYYSFIDNTSSTMEVPFPKEDWEFAIENEVTFPAERKAGINHALEKRPEIHTMLVVKEGKVVIDYGQGINSNDSIYRVNSVTKSVVSILIGMAIHKGHIEHVEQPIEDFIPEIKEMENYETLKTLTIKHLLTMRSGLKWSKDLETARIGQRDVIDYVLTKPFVQDPDKLFTYSSGTTDILAIILERATGKTLVEFAEENLFSQLKIDKYEWEKRGDQYKGGSGLYILPYDLAKLGYLMLHDGVWKEERLLPEGWVEDSTNIYSDGSYLNTDGYGYQWWIGKYGRGKEYFFASGDMGQGLFVIPEEDLIVVFTARILDNDINIYYALLRNYLIDHIEIKR, encoded by the coding sequence ATGAAAAAAACTCTTGGAGTCATAGTGTTGATCTGGTTCATTTTTTTTGTAAGTTATTATTCTTTTATCGATAATACATCCAGTACAATGGAAGTCCCTTTTCCAAAAGAAGATTGGGAGTTTGCTATTGAGAATGAAGTAACCTTTCCGGCAGAAAGAAAAGCTGGGATAAATCATGCACTGGAAAAACGACCAGAGATTCACACTATGCTTGTTGTCAAGGAAGGCAAGGTAGTAATAGATTACGGGCAAGGAATAAATTCTAACGACTCAATTTATCGAGTTAACTCGGTAACCAAGAGTGTTGTATCTATCCTCATTGGAATGGCTATACATAAAGGGCATATTGAACATGTTGAGCAGCCCATTGAAGATTTTATACCTGAAATTAAGGAAATGGAAAATTACGAAACACTTAAAACACTAACTATAAAACATTTATTGACGATGAGGTCTGGACTCAAATGGAGTAAAGATTTAGAAACTGCTAGGATCGGACAAAGAGATGTGATTGATTATGTTTTAACTAAACCATTCGTTCAAGATCCTGATAAACTATTCACTTATAGCTCAGGGACAACAGATATTTTAGCAATTATTTTAGAACGGGCAACTGGTAAAACTCTGGTGGAGTTTGCAGAGGAAAATCTATTTAGTCAATTAAAAATTGATAAATATGAGTGGGAAAAACGTGGAGACCAATATAAAGGCGGAAGTGGACTGTATATCCTCCCATATGATTTGGCTAAATTAGGCTACCTTATGCTACACGATGGCGTTTGGAAAGAAGAAAGATTATTGCCAGAAGGTTGGGTGGAGGATAGCACCAATATTTATTCTGATGGGAGCTATTTAAACACTGACGGGTATGGCTACCAATGGTGGATAGGAAAATATGGGAGAGGAAAAGAGTATTTCTTTGCATCTGGTGATATGGGGCAAGGTTTATTTGTCATACCTGAAGAGGATTTAATCGTCGTGTTCACAGCTCGCATCCTAGACAATGACATAAATATTTACTATGCATTACTGAGAAACTACTTAATTGATCATATAGAAATTAAGCGGTGA
- a CDS encoding DUF418 domain-containing protein, giving the protein MGKSANRILGFDIARALAILGMVIVNYKISMDAEGNGPDWLVTLTGILEGRASAIFVILAGIGISLSTKKARLKSTSSKEYRKMIWRRSLFLFVLGILLMLMQWSADILHYYAFYMFIASFFIVASSRKLILTVVIIVLTSQTFQLLFNYEYGWNTTFEKYEMFWTWKGFISNLFFNGYHPIFPWVAFLLFGMWLGRVDLQNPRIQQKFMTVSLITLFLTEATSYVFIKLSESAVGIEVALYLFDTKPMPPSLLYMISSTSSAIILILLCVMISEKWRSSTVTQALVYTGQLALTLYVGHFLVLAVFFMFGGLAENTLTFAVTIAVIFFILSTFLSTWWRKAFKRGPIEALMRKISG; this is encoded by the coding sequence ATGGGGAAATCAGCGAATCGCATTCTTGGGTTCGATATTGCTCGTGCCTTAGCTATCCTCGGGATGGTCATAGTAAATTACAAAATTTCAATGGATGCAGAAGGAAATGGACCCGACTGGCTCGTAACTCTGACTGGAATACTTGAAGGCAGAGCTTCAGCGATTTTCGTAATACTTGCAGGAATTGGCATTTCCTTATCGACTAAGAAAGCACGGCTGAAGAGTACTTCCTCTAAAGAATATCGCAAAATGATATGGAGACGTTCATTATTTTTATTTGTTCTGGGAATACTTCTTATGCTCATGCAATGGAGCGCAGACATCCTTCATTATTATGCTTTTTATATGTTTATTGCCTCTTTTTTCATTGTAGCCTCCTCTAGAAAATTAATCCTAACTGTTGTAATAATCGTACTTACCTCCCAGACCTTCCAACTTCTATTTAACTATGAATACGGATGGAATACGACGTTCGAAAAATACGAAATGTTTTGGACTTGGAAAGGATTTATCAGCAACCTGTTCTTTAACGGATACCATCCCATTTTCCCATGGGTAGCCTTTCTACTATTTGGCATGTGGTTAGGAAGAGTCGATCTTCAAAACCCTAGGATTCAACAGAAATTTATGACTGTATCACTCATCACGCTGTTTTTAACAGAAGCTACTTCCTATGTTTTTATTAAACTATCTGAATCAGCTGTGGGAATTGAAGTAGCATTATATTTATTTGACACGAAACCTATGCCCCCCTCCCTCCTTTATATGATATCCAGCACAAGTTCTGCGATTATTTTAATCCTCCTTTGTGTTATGATTTCTGAAAAATGGAGAAGTTCAACTGTCACACAAGCATTGGTGTACACAGGACAGCTTGCTCTTACCCTCTATGTAGGTCATTTTCTTGTTCTAGCCGTTTTCTTTATGTTTGGAGGGCTAGCAGAGAACACCTTAACATTTGCGGTAACCATAGCGGTAATTTTCTTTATACTCTCTACATTCTTGTCTACTTGGTGGCGTAAAGCCTTTAAGAGGGGACCTATTGAGGCATTGATGAGAAAAATAAGTGGATAA
- a CDS encoding serine hydrolase: MMKKTLLFILLLSLILLVSYYFFVKKASSTVEIAYPEENWEVASEDEVIFPEDRKQGLLHALEKRPEIHTMLVIKEGKVVVDYGHGLNSNDSIYSVNSVTKSVVSILIGMAIHNGHIEEANQPIEDFIPEMKDMENYETLKTLTIKDLLTMRSGLRWNQDLETAYRGERDMINYVLNRPFVQEPDTQFTYNSGTSNILAIILERATGQSLLDFAEENLFSQLKIDKYEWEKQGEHYRGARGLFILPYDLAKIGYLMLHDGVWKEERLLPEGWVEESTNIYSDGSYNQTDGYGYQWWIGKYGQGKEYFFGSGGLGQNIFIVPEEDLIVVFTARILNHDNSIYYALLRNYLIDYIEIKR; the protein is encoded by the coding sequence ATGATGAAAAAAACGCTGCTATTCATCCTATTGCTCAGTCTAATCCTATTGGTAAGTTACTATTTTTTCGTAAAAAAAGCATCCAGCACGGTAGAAATCGCATATCCAGAAGAAAATTGGGAGGTTGCTAGTGAGGATGAAGTAATTTTTCCAGAGGACAGGAAACAAGGCCTATTACATGCACTGGAAAAACGACCAGAGATTCATACCATGCTTGTCATCAAGGAAGGAAAGGTAGTAGTAGATTACGGGCATGGGTTAAATTCCAATGACTCCATATACTCCGTTAATTCTGTAACAAAAAGTGTTGTTTCTATCCTCATCGGCATGGCTATACATAACGGGCATATTGAAGAAGCAAATCAGCCCATTGAAGATTTTATACCTGAAATGAAGGATATGGAAAATTACGAAACGCTTAAAACCCTTACCATAAAAGACTTATTGACAATGAGATCAGGTCTCAGGTGGAATCAAGACCTTGAAACTGCTTATAGAGGGGAAAGAGATATGATTAACTATGTTTTGAATAGACCTTTCGTCCAAGAGCCTGACACACAATTCACTTATAACTCTGGAACATCCAATATTTTAGCCATCATTTTAGAACGAGCGACTGGTCAAAGCCTACTGGACTTTGCAGAGGAAAATCTATTTAGCCAATTAAAAATAGATAAATACGAGTGGGAAAAGCAAGGAGAGCACTATAGAGGCGCGAGGGGCCTATTTATTCTTCCATACGATTTGGCTAAAATAGGCTACCTTATGCTACACGATGGCGTTTGGAAAGAAGAAAGGTTGTTGCCCGAAGGCTGGGTGGAGGAAAGCACCAACATCTATTCTGATGGCAGCTATAACCAAACAGATGGATATGGATACCAATGGTGGATAGGTAAATATGGTCAAGGAAAGGAATATTTCTTTGGATCTGGTGGTTTGGGGCAAAACATCTTTATCGTACCAGAAGAAGATTTGATTGTCGTGTTCACAGCAAGAATCCTAAACCATGACAATAGTATCTACTATGCATTACTGAGAAACTACTTAATTGATTATATAGAAATCAAGCGGTGA
- a CDS encoding DUF4304 domain-containing protein, giving the protein MTKEELVKFLDGLFKTNSFIKKGRKWTMTNDELIKIIILSRSRFGNYYYLDYGITIKNIELDGLVMHIYHSLGSLNGSDFTRMMNLLNLDTSITDKDRKEELENLIQNEIFTFFSAINNENDLLSNLKNRENLNDVPLCVKKYYQIK; this is encoded by the coding sequence ATGACTAAGGAAGAATTGGTAAAATTTTTGGATGGCTTATTTAAAACGAATTCTTTTATAAAAAAAGGCAGGAAGTGGACTATGACCAATGATGAACTTATAAAGATCATCATATTATCAAGATCAAGATTCGGAAACTATTACTATTTAGACTATGGGATTACTATTAAGAATATTGAGCTTGATGGGCTAGTGATGCATATATATCATTCTTTAGGTTCTTTAAATGGTAGCGATTTTACACGAATGATGAATTTATTAAATTTAGATACTTCTATTACTGATAAAGACAGAAAAGAAGAACTGGAAAATTTGATCCAAAATGAAATATTCACATTTTTTAGTGCTATTAATAATGAAAATGACTTATTATCAAATTTAAAGAATCGCGAGAATTTAAATGATGTACCTTTATGTGTTAAAAAATATTATCAGATAAAATAA
- a CDS encoding AAA family ATPase, with product MSLISSFQKDKDLNDFSGGERQLISIATGIASTPEMLIVDESFSNLDSNRINEVMETLKRISSYITIIIVTHDQSIIEKADRVVNLSEETLMCIS from the coding sequence ATGAGCCTAATTTCTAGCTTTCAAAAAGATAAAGATTTGAATGATTTCTCAGGTGGTGAGAGGCAGCTGATATCTATCGCAACAGGAATAGCTAGTACACCAGAAATGTTAATAGTAGATGAATCCTTTTCAAATTTGGATTCCAATAGAATAAATGAGGTCATGGAGACCTTGAAGAGAATTAGCAGCTATATCACTATCATTATTGTTACGCATGATCAAAGTATTATAGAAAAAGCTGATAGAGTCGTAAACCTTTCGGAAGAAACCCTAATGTGCATTTCTTAA
- a CDS encoding SRPBCC family protein, which yields MTITITDKITFNAKPEQLFEALTGSEKFGLVTGAPTEIDATAGGAFSLFGGMIQGRMIEVVPNERIVQAWRAGNWDAGVYSLVKFELHQDGEDTLLVFEHVGFPEGQAEHLKTGWQENYWTPLRKYLEQ from the coding sequence ATGACAATCACCATTACTGATAAAATCACATTTAATGCAAAACCAGAACAACTTTTTGAAGCTTTAACGGGCAGTGAGAAGTTTGGATTGGTTACAGGTGCACCTACTGAAATCGATGCCACTGCAGGAGGCGCATTTTCCCTTTTCGGCGGCATGATCCAAGGCAGAATGATTGAAGTGGTACCGAACGAGCGCATCGTCCAAGCATGGCGTGCTGGCAACTGGGATGCAGGTGTTTATTCACTTGTGAAATTTGAGCTACACCAAGATGGGGAAGACACACTGTTAGTATTTGAACATGTTGGTTTTCCAGAAGGGCAAGCAGAACATTTAAAAACAGGGTGGCAGGAAAATTACTGGACGCCACTTAGAAAATATTTGGAGCAGTAA
- a CDS encoding TetR/AcrR family transcriptional regulator, producing the protein MNEKYTNILTTSYRLFAEKGFEQTSMSLIAKEIGITKPAIYYYFNSKEDLIQTLFSHIIEEIKFTKYFNSQEYTKENFISKLIEDGVNMMNKQLRDDYYNKIMNEYYVLSTRDSHYAEALKNVLDEFLNGFFNLLQLAHEYELLLDDDLRTQAEFLTIIVDGLDKYSNANYTFNPVSIWSFSVKSLFK; encoded by the coding sequence ATGAATGAAAAATACACAAATATTCTAACTACCTCCTATCGCCTATTTGCTGAAAAAGGGTTTGAACAAACAAGTATGTCTCTTATTGCGAAAGAAATAGGAATTACAAAGCCAGCTATATATTATTATTTCAATTCAAAAGAGGATCTTATTCAAACTTTATTTAGTCACATCATTGAAGAAATAAAATTCACAAAATATTTTAATTCTCAGGAATATACCAAAGAAAATTTCATATCTAAACTCATTGAAGATGGTGTTAACATGATGAACAAGCAGCTTAGAGATGATTACTATAACAAGATTATGAATGAGTATTACGTTTTAAGCACTCGAGACTCTCATTACGCGGAAGCACTAAAGAACGTATTAGATGAATTTCTGAATGGATTCTTCAATCTTTTACAACTTGCACATGAGTATGAATTGCTCTTAGATGATGATTTACGAACACAAGCAGAATTTTTGACCATTATTGTAGATGGGTTAGACAAATATTCAAACGCGAATTATACTTTTAATCCAGTTTCGATTTGGTCATTTTCCGTTAAAAGTTTATTTAAATGA
- a CDS encoding DUF3888 domain-containing protein — translation MKKLLIFSILLISLCAYNLPVNAEKQHKHDSKGMEQAIDHFILDQFTDELNQAVTDYYKKDTIRVQYNWWDKNYDVVELDQSEKENQLSHPYVIKFTVQTYDGNKKGQLGTDTVTFGVSPVQFNKEFDEKDLAAAKVELLNYTHGEPLN, via the coding sequence ATGAAAAAATTGTTGATATTCTCAATACTTCTGATTTCATTGTGCGCATATAACTTGCCCGTCAATGCTGAAAAGCAGCATAAACACGATTCAAAAGGAATGGAACAAGCTATCGACCATTTTATATTGGACCAGTTTACTGATGAATTAAATCAAGCAGTAACAGACTATTATAAAAAGGATACAATCAGAGTTCAATATAACTGGTGGGACAAAAATTACGATGTTGTTGAATTAGACCAATCAGAAAAAGAGAATCAGCTAAGCCATCCTTATGTAATCAAATTTACCGTTCAAACATACGACGGAAACAAAAAAGGGCAATTAGGAACTGATACCGTAACATTTGGAGTATCCCCTGTTCAATTTAACAAAGAATTTGATGAAAAAGATTTAGCTGCCGCTAAAGTAGAATTATTGAACTATACTCACGGTGAACCATTAAACTAA